From the Patescibacteria group bacterium genome, one window contains:
- the rseP gene encoding RIP metalloprotease RseP, producing the protein MFLTIITFIIVLSVLVFAHELGHFMMARKFGVRAEEFGFGFPPRAFGVYKNNQGQWKFIRGAKEVSDCPGTIYSINWLPLGGFVKIKGENGEGGNEPDSFAGRPIWQRAFMLSAGVTMNIILAAVLISAGFMIGLPQSLDGQLSARANVSDKKIQIVEVMKNTPAESAGLQIGDTIVSIDNNSFLNYEELQNYVNSNIGKALFYKIKRGRDLTEAKIVPELMPETNRGGIGVAITETGIVSYPWYLAILEGVKTTFILTWAIIVAFCELIKGLILGHGVTADLSGPVGIATLTGQVARMGFVYLLQFTALLSINLAVINFFPFPALDGGRILFLIIEKIKRSPVKSEVEGAIHNIGFALLMLLVLIVTFRDVARFGDAFKGIWERIF; encoded by the coding sequence ATGTTTCTAACTATCATTACATTCATCATAGTTCTCTCTGTCCTGGTTTTCGCGCATGAGCTCGGGCATTTTATGATGGCGCGAAAATTCGGCGTTCGGGCCGAGGAATTCGGTTTTGGCTTTCCGCCCCGAGCTTTCGGAGTTTATAAAAATAACCAGGGCCAATGGAAATTTATCCGGGGCGCTAAAGAGGTGAGCGATTGCCCGGGTACAATTTATTCCATCAATTGGCTGCCGCTCGGCGGCTTTGTAAAGATTAAGGGCGAAAACGGCGAAGGGGGAAATGAGCCGGACAGTTTCGCCGGTCGGCCGATTTGGCAAAGAGCTTTTATGCTGTCGGCCGGCGTGACCATGAATATTATCTTGGCCGCGGTTTTAATCAGCGCCGGTTTTATGATCGGCCTGCCCCAGTCTTTAGACGGCCAGCTAAGCGCGCGCGCGAATGTCAGCGATAAAAAAATCCAAATTGTAGAAGTCATGAAAAATACTCCGGCCGAATCAGCCGGCTTGCAAATCGGCGATACTATCGTCAGCATAGATAACAATAGTTTTTTAAATTATGAAGAGTTGCAGAATTACGTAAATTCTAATATCGGCAAAGCATTATTTTATAAAATAAAACGCGGCCGGGATTTAACCGAGGCGAAGATCGTTCCCGAGCTGATGCCGGAGACGAATAGGGGAGGAATCGGCGTCGCCATTACCGAAACCGGCATAGTTAGCTATCCGTGGTATTTAGCGATTCTAGAAGGCGTTAAAACGACTTTTATTTTAACTTGGGCGATTATTGTAGCTTTTTGTGAGCTAATTAAAGGTTTAATTTTAGGTCATGGCGTGACCGCTGATTTATCCGGTCCGGTGGGAATCGCCACCCTAACCGGCCAAGTCGCGCGGATGGGTTTTGTTTATTTGCTCCAATTCACGGCTTTACTGTCAATTAATTTAGCGGTCATAAACTTTTTTCCTTTTCCCGCGCTGGACGGCGGCCGAATATTGTTTTTAATCATTGAAAAAATAAAGCGCTCGCCGGTTAAAAGCGAAGTTGAAGGCGCTATCCATAATATCGGCTTCGCGCTGCTAATGCTCTTGGTGCTGATAGTGACTTTTCGGGACGTAGCCAGATTTGGCGACGCGTTTAAGGGGATTTGGGAAAGAATATTTTAA
- the raiA gene encoding ribosome-associated translation inhibitor RaiA: MQLNIKATNLELTPELKTYAQEKMDMLDKYLGKLKVISARLEIGKTTNHHLKGEIYSAEVNISLGSDLLRVEKTEKDLFKAIDKVKDHLELVIKKYKDKKIDRKKQKQKFSSVLSSRA; this comes from the coding sequence ATGCAACTAAACATTAAAGCCACTAATTTGGAGTTAACGCCTGAATTAAAAACTTACGCGCAGGAAAAAATGGATATGCTGGATAAATATTTAGGCAAGCTGAAAGTTATTAGCGCCCGCCTGGAAATCGGTAAAACCACTAACCATCATTTAAAAGGCGAAATCTATTCGGCCGAAGTTAATATTTCCTTGGGCAGCGATTTGCTAAGAGTGGAAAAGACGGAAAAAGATTTGTTTAAAGCCATTGATAAAGTAAAAGACCATCTGGAATTAGTGATAAAAAAGTATAAAGATAAAAAAATAGACAGAAAAAAGCAGAAGCAGAAATTTAGTTCTGTACTGTCATCCCGGGCTTGA
- the frr gene encoding ribosome recycling factor: protein MNQYIQTKQADFIKAIDFFKKDISSLRTGRANPAMLDNVYVDAYGTKTALVGLASISVPEARSIVITPWDKTIAKDIEKALTAANLGVNPVNEGDKIRLVVPQLTEENRKELVKKLSEKMETARIALRQIRDEIKNMIEEAFKDKTMNEDDKFRFIKELDEEITRQNDALKSIKDKKEEEIMTI, encoded by the coding sequence ATGAATCAATACATTCAAACCAAGCAAGCTGATTTTATTAAAGCCATTGATTTTTTTAAGAAAGACATCTCAAGCCTAAGGACCGGACGGGCTAATCCGGCTATGCTGGACAACGTTTATGTTGATGCCTACGGCACGAAAACCGCTTTAGTCGGCCTGGCTTCAATCAGCGTACCCGAAGCGCGCAGTATCGTTATTACGCCCTGGGATAAAACCATTGCCAAAGATATTGAAAAAGCTCTGACAGCCGCTAATTTGGGCGTAAATCCGGTTAATGAAGGCGATAAAATCAGGCTGGTGGTGCCGCAATTAACCGAGGAAAATCGCAAAGAGCTGGTTAAAAAATTGAGCGAAAAAATGGAAACAGCGAGAATAGCGTTACGGCAAATTAGAGATGAAATTAAGAATATGATTGAAGAAGCGTTTAAAGATAAAACCATGAATGAAGATGATAAATTCAGATTTATTAAAGAATTGGACGAAGAAATCACCAGGCAAAATGACGCTTTAAAAAGTATTAAAGATAAAAAAGAAGAAGAAATAATGACGATCTAA
- a CDS encoding YCF48-related protein yields the protein MLKNKFLKVGLLLPLTALMLAGCSLSLNTGSSSSTGGLNDGGVFKSLNKGATWAQLSSIQGVNAKRSFAGVDIISLSLDPSDNKAIYAGSFENGLFYSYDGALGWQIAAGLGKVSIISVAVDPANKCIIYATAANKVFKSEDCSRTWAQVYFDNDLQAIISSLVIDHASSNNIFIGTSNGDIIRSSDKGASWRALDRVNSRVDKIVISPVSSKVMFAGTATKGIFRSVNGGDKWEKMADKLKDFDGSNRFRDLIIVKSEKANIFLATDYGLLKSTDDGDTWSKIELLTEEEEAKIYSVAVDPSDVDQIYYATGTTFYRSSDGGKNWSSKKLPTSRVGFKLLLDPKNPAILYLAARQIKK from the coding sequence ATGCTAAAAAATAAATTTTTAAAAGTTGGGTTATTACTGCCGTTAACCGCGCTTATGCTGGCCGGCTGTTCATTAAGCCTTAATACCGGCTCAAGCTCAAGCACAGGCGGCCTTAATGACGGCGGAGTTTTTAAATCTTTAAATAAGGGAGCGACTTGGGCGCAACTATCCTCAATCCAGGGCGTTAATGCTAAGAGAAGTTTTGCCGGCGTTGACATTATCTCTTTAAGCCTTGATCCGAGCGATAATAAAGCTATTTATGCCGGCAGTTTTGAAAATGGCTTGTTCTATAGCTATGACGGCGCTCTTGGCTGGCAGATTGCCGCCGGGTTAGGCAAGGTAAGCATAATTAGCGTCGCGGTTGATCCGGCGAATAAGTGTATTATTTATGCCACAGCGGCCAATAAAGTTTTTAAATCTGAAGATTGCAGCCGCACTTGGGCGCAAGTTTATTTTGATAATGATTTGCAAGCGATTATAAGCTCGCTGGTGATTGATCATGCGAGCAGCAATAATATTTTTATCGGAACTTCTAACGGCGATATTATTAGAAGCTCGGATAAAGGAGCTAGCTGGCGCGCTTTAGACAGGGTTAACAGCCGGGTTGATAAAATTGTCATTAGCCCGGTTAGCTCGAAAGTCATGTTCGCCGGTACGGCGACTAAAGGTATTTTTCGCTCGGTTAACGGCGGCGATAAATGGGAAAAAATGGCCGATAAATTAAAAGATTTTGACGGCAGCAATCGTTTTCGCGATTTAATCATAGTAAAGTCGGAAAAAGCAAACATATTTTTAGCCACTGATTATGGCTTATTAAAATCAACCGATGACGGCGACACTTGGTCAAAAATTGAGCTTTTAACCGAAGAAGAAGAAGCTAAAATATACTCTGTCGCCGTTGATCCTAGCGACGTTGACCAGATATATTACGCGACCGGCACGACTTTTTATCGTTCGTCGGACGGAGGAAAAAATTGGTCGTCAAAAAAATTGCCAACCAGCCGCGTCGGCTTTAAATTGTTGTTAGATCCGAAAAATCCTGCTATCCTGTATTTGGCGGCCAGACAGATTAAGAAATAA